A part of Thermococcus sp. SY098 genomic DNA contains:
- a CDS encoding V-type ATP synthase subunit F: MKIVLMGDRDTALGFKLAGVHEVYSFEETPLENERAKNKLKELIEREDVGIILITERLAQRIEIPDVAFPIILQIPDKFGSIFGEEQLREIVRKAIGVELKR, translated from the coding sequence ATGAAGATAGTTTTAATGGGTGACAGGGACACTGCTTTAGGATTTAAACTCGCTGGGGTTCATGAGGTTTATTCTTTTGAAGAAACTCCGCTTGAAAACGAACGAGCAAAGAATAAGTTAAAGGAACTCATAGAGAGGGAAGATGTGGGTATAATACTGATTACCGAACGTTTGGCTCAGAGAATTGAAATACCTGATGTTGCATTTCCAATCATCCTTCAAATTCCTGATAAATTTGGTTCAATCTTTGGTGAAGAACAGCTGAGGGAAATTGTAAGAAAAGCGATTGGTGTTGAGTTAAAGAGGTGA
- a CDS encoding V-type ATP synthase subunit C: protein MEISTITGILDTTLAVVFTWIAYKTGSIIYKYTPYSYPNARIRAMEARLFTEQRFNELAESKDLNTFVMNLEDSDYKPYLSKLSIYTAETIDRAFDEALADTYRLMFKILPKRINPFFKLLLEEWDIRNISAIVKAKVYGEVARDYIAELGTMVEKIKAMAEAKTLEEILVILEGTEYEEVYQGLLLKEITIEEFETELYKMHYAKLLKYAQSRKDEERKILEEFVRLKIDKINLMTILRAKLHGLGADKIRSFLIPGGSLSQRVLDALMHVEDLSMALAELDSTKYGGVLREVREGLESGDLDVFNKAFERYIKRKINELTRFYPLSVAIPLNYILAKESEIRKLKAIAKLIEDKIKPESIKAIVGELP, encoded by the coding sequence GTGGAAATCAGCACAATAACCGGCATCTTGGACACAACCCTTGCCGTTGTCTTTACGTGGATAGCTTACAAAACAGGCTCGATTATTTACAAATACACTCCATACTCCTATCCAAATGCAAGAATCAGGGCCATGGAGGCGAGACTGTTTACGGAGCAAAGGTTTAATGAGCTTGCAGAATCAAAAGATCTTAACACGTTTGTTATGAATCTGGAGGATAGTGATTACAAGCCTTATCTAAGTAAGCTCTCGATATATACGGCTGAAACAATTGATAGGGCATTTGATGAAGCCCTTGCAGATACTTATAGGTTGATGTTTAAGATCCTGCCCAAAAGGATAAATCCATTCTTTAAGCTTCTCCTTGAAGAGTGGGACATTAGAAATATCTCCGCAATTGTTAAAGCTAAGGTTTACGGTGAGGTTGCAAGGGATTACATAGCAGAGCTTGGAACCATGGTTGAGAAAATTAAAGCCATGGCTGAAGCCAAAACATTGGAGGAAATTCTTGTTATCCTCGAGGGAACAGAATATGAGGAAGTTTATCAGGGGCTTCTCCTAAAAGAAATCACTATCGAAGAATTTGAAACAGAGCTTTACAAAATGCATTATGCAAAGTTGCTGAAATATGCACAGTCAAGGAAGGATGAAGAGAGAAAAATCCTTGAGGAGTTCGTTAGACTCAAAATCGACAAGATAAACTTGATGACAATTTTGAGGGCAAAGCTCCATGGTCTGGGTGCGGATAAGATAAGATCATTCCTGATTCCTGGGGGGAGCTTAAGCCAGAGGGTTTTAGATGCTCTAATGCACGTTGAAGACTTGAGTATGGCACTGGCTGAGCTTGACTCAACTAAATATGGTGGGGTGCTCAGAGAGGTTAGAGAAGGCCTTGAGAGCGGCGACTTGGATGTGTTTAACAAAGCGTTTGAGAGGTATATAAAGAGAAAAATCAACGAACTGACAAGGTTCTACCCATTGAGTGTTGCAATTCCACTAAACTACATTCTCGCAAAGGAGAGTGAAATAAGAAAGCTTAAGGCAATAGCCAAACTTATTGAAGACAAAATAAAGCCAGAGAGCATAAAGGCTATTGTGGGTGAACTGCCATGA
- a CDS encoding V-type ATP synthase subunit E encodes MEGAKLIIEEINREAEQKIRYILSEAEKQAEDIKAEAEKRARAKAEWILRKAQTQAEIEKQRIIANAKLEIRKKRLALQEEFINEVLKSLKERLANLPKDEYLGVVKDLMLQAVKELGEDRIRVSSNEATLQLIAEKLEEIKAFLNEKTGREIRIELGDKISTIGGVLVENADRTIRVDNTFEARIDRLESELRSRIAKVLFG; translated from the coding sequence ATGGAAGGAGCAAAGCTGATCATCGAAGAGATAAACAGAGAGGCAGAGCAGAAGATAAGGTATATCTTAAGCGAGGCAGAGAAGCAGGCTGAAGACATTAAAGCAGAAGCAGAGAAAAGAGCAAGAGCCAAGGCAGAGTGGATTTTAAGAAAAGCACAAACACAAGCTGAAATAGAAAAGCAGAGAATTATAGCGAATGCTAAGCTTGAAATTAGAAAGAAAAGGCTGGCTCTTCAGGAAGAGTTCATAAATGAAGTTCTTAAAAGCCTCAAAGAAAGGCTGGCGAATCTTCCAAAAGATGAGTATCTTGGGGTTGTTAAAGATTTAATGCTTCAGGCTGTTAAGGAACTTGGTGAAGATAGGATTAGGGTCAGTTCAAATGAAGCGACTCTGCAGTTAATAGCAGAGAAACTTGAGGAAATTAAGGCATTCTTGAACGAGAAAACTGGTAGGGAGATACGCATTGAGCTTGGAGACAAAATTAGCACCATTGGTGGGGTTTTGGTTGAGAATGCCGATAGGACTATCAGAGTTGACAATACTTTTGAAGCAAGAATTGATCGTCTGGAAAGCGAACTTAGGTCAAGAATAGCAAAAGTGCTCTTTGGGTGA
- a CDS encoding V-type ATP synthase subunit K (produces ATP from ADP in the presence of a proton gradient across the membrane; the K subunit is a nonenzymatic component which binds the dimeric form by interacting with the G and E subunits), translated as MDPIVYVALGMALAAGIAGAASSFGVGIAGAAAAGAVAEDEKNFKNALILEGLPMTQSIYGLITLFLIALVSGILGGSFKFAATTQENIIKSAILLGAGLTVGLTGLSAIPQGIIASAGIGAVAKNPKTFTQGIIFAAMAETMAIFGLVGALILIVTGVGF; from the coding sequence ATGGATCCAATAGTTTATGTTGCTTTGGGAATGGCATTGGCGGCAGGTATAGCTGGTGCAGCATCCTCATTTGGTGTTGGTATAGCGGGTGCTGCGGCAGCAGGTGCAGTTGCGGAGGATGAGAAGAACTTTAAAAATGCTCTGATACTCGAAGGTCTTCCAATGACACAGAGCATTTACGGTTTGATCACACTGTTCCTTATAGCGCTGGTCTCGGGAATACTTGGTGGAAGCTTCAAATTTGCTGCAACAACTCAGGAAAACATAATTAAGAGCGCAATTCTCTTAGGAGCTGGTCTTACAGTTGGTCTCACAGGTCTTTCAGCAATTCCTCAGGGTATAATAGCCTCAGCAGGCATTGGTGCAGTTGCAAAGAATCCCAAGACTTTCACACAGGGCATCATCTTTGCTGCTATGGCTGAGACAATGGCAATCTTCGGTCTTGTCGGTGCTTTGATATTGATAGTCACGGGAGTGGGCTTCTGA
- a CDS encoding V-type ATP synthase subunit I produces the protein MFRPEEMVKIELISINRYKDRLLTYLHEEGVVEIRELDVEIAQKDVPNEFYRKATSYSIGISRLVEFLETYREEKKSGIKEFFFPPMKSKRKYKYKSIEDLVKDVERFLENIEPQIKQVESRISSINTEIERIKNNMAVLELLSALDIDISYLRPTEKIEIVVGFVDRDKYSPLIEELTKTLEGRVAYVSKQLKARYLVVFAILKRDYERANPILAKYAFERIEVPEGKGTPREVMREYQHQLAEKEKELAKAEKEAKELARKYYDDVVFYQELMENERDKANILNNLVRTNMTFAMLGWLPRKDVPRVVEGIKRITEGKVYINIKEPTKEELEEVPIKLKNPKLIAPFEMLTEMFGVPKYNEIDPTPILAFTYSFFFGFMLTDFMYGLLIGTVAALLVKGHRHLKDGTWKFANILLWSAFFTMLMGIFFGSYFGNILDLAGFHVWRKLDAMRDALIVLEIALAIGILHLFIGYTLGFIVKLKNRQIKEAVLEQLSWMLIILGVILFALSMVGMGSAEAAKIVFGAGFVLFAVSEFQNDLPIPMKLLMTISDFFGFVGNWLSYARLMALALATSGIAMVVNIIVQMIWGLKIGSVPLGIAVGLVVFIGGQIFSTAINALGAFVHALRLHYVEFFGTFYSGEGKRFEPFKSRREVSELEI, from the coding sequence ATGTTTAGGCCCGAAGAGATGGTCAAGATTGAGCTCATAAGTATTAATAGATATAAGGATAGGCTTTTAACGTATCTTCATGAGGAAGGTGTGGTTGAAATAAGGGAGCTTGACGTTGAAATTGCGCAAAAAGATGTCCCCAATGAGTTTTATCGTAAAGCAACTTCTTACAGCATTGGGATATCCCGCTTGGTTGAGTTTCTTGAAACATATAGGGAAGAGAAAAAAAGCGGCATTAAGGAGTTTTTCTTTCCACCAATGAAATCTAAAAGGAAATACAAATACAAGAGCATTGAGGATCTTGTAAAGGATGTTGAGAGGTTCTTAGAGAACATTGAGCCGCAAATCAAACAGGTTGAGAGCAGAATAAGTTCGATTAACACGGAAATAGAAAGAATAAAAAATAATATGGCAGTTCTTGAGCTTTTATCTGCTCTGGACATTGATATTTCATATCTCAGACCAACCGAGAAGATTGAAATCGTTGTTGGCTTTGTTGATAGGGACAAGTATTCTCCGCTGATAGAAGAATTGACGAAAACTCTTGAGGGTAGAGTTGCATATGTTTCAAAGCAGCTTAAAGCCAGGTATTTGGTTGTGTTTGCTATTCTCAAGAGAGACTATGAGAGAGCAAATCCAATACTGGCCAAGTACGCTTTTGAGCGTATAGAGGTTCCGGAAGGAAAAGGTACCCCGAGGGAAGTTATGAGAGAGTATCAGCACCAATTGGCTGAAAAGGAGAAGGAGTTGGCAAAAGCAGAGAAAGAGGCAAAAGAACTTGCAAGAAAGTATTATGATGATGTAGTGTTCTATCAGGAGCTCATGGAAAATGAAAGGGATAAAGCGAACATCTTAAACAATCTCGTCAGAACAAACATGACCTTTGCTATGCTCGGCTGGCTTCCAAGGAAAGATGTTCCAAGGGTTGTGGAGGGTATAAAGAGAATTACAGAGGGCAAAGTTTACATCAATATCAAGGAACCAACTAAAGAAGAGCTTGAGGAAGTTCCAATCAAACTCAAAAATCCGAAGCTCATAGCCCCATTTGAAATGCTTACGGAGATGTTTGGGGTTCCGAAGTACAATGAAATTGATCCAACACCAATTTTGGCATTTACGTACTCATTCTTCTTCGGTTTCATGCTCACGGATTTCATGTATGGACTTTTAATTGGAACCGTTGCGGCGCTCCTCGTTAAGGGACATAGGCACTTGAAAGATGGAACATGGAAATTCGCAAACATACTGCTGTGGAGTGCGTTTTTCACGATGCTTATGGGAATATTCTTTGGCAGCTACTTCGGGAATATTCTTGACCTTGCAGGGTTCCATGTGTGGCGTAAGCTGGATGCAATGAGAGATGCACTGATCGTTCTTGAGATAGCATTAGCAATAGGTATCCTTCATCTGTTTATTGGATACACCCTTGGCTTTATTGTCAAACTTAAGAACAGGCAAATTAAAGAGGCAGTACTTGAACAGCTGTCATGGATGCTCATAATACTTGGAGTAATACTCTTTGCGCTTTCAATGGTAGGCATGGGAAGTGCTGAAGCTGCAAAGATTGTCTTTGGGGCTGGGTTTGTTCTCTTTGCAGTGTCTGAGTTTCAAAATGACCTTCCAATTCCAATGAAGCTTTTGATGACAATATCTGACTTTTTCGGCTTTGTTGGAAACTGGCTCAGCTATGCAAGATTGATGGCTTTGGCTTTGGCAACATCGGGAATTGCCATGGTTGTCAACATAATTGTCCAGATGATATGGGGTTTAAAAATAGGTTCAGTTCCTCTTGGCATAGCCGTGGGCCTGGTAGTTTTCATTGGCGGGCAGATATTTTCAACGGCAATAAATGCCTTAGGTGCTTTCGTTCATGCTCTCCGTTTGCATTATGTTGAATTTTTCGGAACATTTTACTCTGGAGAAGGTAAAAGGTTTGAACCTTTCAAATCAAGAAGGGAAGTCTCGGAACTTGAAATTTGA
- a CDS encoding V-type ATP synthase subunit H, protein MEEIIKQIVEAEKQAKERIEKAKEEAKLIIQKAKEEAKKLESKIIAEAQEKAKMVIEQKKKEGEIEANRLIEEGTKELEELKVRATENLEKAIDESIKLIRGG, encoded by the coding sequence ATGGAAGAAATTATTAAGCAAATCGTGGAAGCTGAAAAACAAGCTAAGGAGAGAATTGAAAAAGCAAAAGAGGAGGCAAAGCTCATCATTCAAAAAGCAAAAGAAGAAGCGAAAAAACTTGAGAGTAAAATAATTGCTGAGGCTCAAGAGAAAGCAAAGATGGTGATTGAACAGAAAAAGAAAGAGGGAGAAATTGAAGCTAATAGGCTTATTGAAGAGGGAACTAAGGAGCTTGAAGAACTTAAAGTGAGAGCAACTGAAAATCTCGAAAAAGCAATTGATGAGAGCATAAAACTCATAAGAGGGGGCTGA
- a CDS encoding TrkA family potassium uptake protein → MFVVIMGAGRVGYLVAKMLEAEGHDVTIIEMNKERAKELSLLINGLVIEGDATDQKTLEEANIKQADAFAALTGRDDANLLACILAKHLNPKVTTILRVSNPKNKEVFERVEDLKRYFDFVISPEEIAANYIFRSIVTPGFDRVLFPKEGAEIVQFKIDENSEVAEKVVKDLGLPKDSLIVAIYDEKGNLVIPSGDTKLPKKGQIVIFAKNNALKEIKSLIEKKKE, encoded by the coding sequence ATGTTCGTTGTAATAATGGGAGCAGGCAGGGTTGGCTATCTTGTTGCAAAAATGCTTGAGGCAGAGGGTCATGATGTCACAATAATCGAAATGAACAAAGAGAGAGCCAAAGAACTTTCCCTCTTAATTAATGGTCTTGTAATCGAGGGGGATGCAACTGATCAAAAAACTCTTGAGGAGGCGAATATAAAGCAGGCTGATGCTTTTGCTGCTTTAACTGGAAGGGACGATGCAAATCTCCTTGCCTGCATTTTGGCGAAGCACCTAAATCCAAAAGTCACAACGATCTTAAGGGTCAGCAATCCGAAGAACAAAGAAGTCTTTGAGAGAGTTGAGGACCTCAAAAGGTACTTTGACTTTGTTATAAGTCCTGAGGAGATAGCGGCGAATTATATCTTCAGGAGTATAGTCACTCCGGGGTTTGATAGGGTATTATTCCCAAAAGAAGGTGCTGAAATTGTCCAGTTTAAGATCGATGAAAACAGCGAAGTTGCTGAGAAAGTTGTAAAGGATCTCGGCCTTCCAAAAGATTCCCTCATAGTTGCAATTTATGATGAAAAAGGCAATTTGGTTATCCCATCTGGTGACACCAAACTTCCAAAGAAGGGACAGATTGTAATATTTGCTAAAAATAATGCGCTTAAAGAGATTAAGTCACTCATTGAAAAGAAAAAAGAATGA
- a CDS encoding preprotein translocase subunit SecD has protein sequence MNWKKLFLNWRILLLTIFILGSIASLLTYGLTFGLDISGGTAITVKLEKPVDQNTMEQVKISLEKRLNQLGVKDIKVEPWGNQYLIVKVAGVTEEEARSVKETIERQGVFYAEFEGVVFATGKDIVQVFSIQIEPKGTYYEWSVPFRISKQAAEKFAELAKGKAGYPVDMFLDPPVNSLFVVSRDGYNLMTTDFKAEAPNAMPLTERIKKAFNIDTIAYTNQSAEEIANLAKNKELVVLVGVDKNLKDQLEARGIKVRYFEPQQGESLKNVITRALGLYGPYSLGSGLAQGVPQTNVRITGTAPNQYLAQQEAQVIAVVLSSGSLPVKVYVEGSQYISPELGENFKRQVLIAGIAALIVVGLIIWLHYRRLKIAIPVTFTSLSEVIIILGIAALIKWNLDLPSIAGIIAAIGTGVDQQIVITDELLGRRGREKIVKRSSILKRMGRAFFVILASATTTVVAMSFLFKFFVGGLRGFAFTTILGVMIGILITRPAYAEIAKFLIGEKR, from the coding sequence ATGAACTGGAAAAAACTATTTCTCAACTGGAGGATTTTGCTGCTCACAATTTTTATACTCGGCTCAATAGCCTCTCTCCTGACGTATGGTTTAACCTTCGGTCTTGATATAAGTGGTGGAACTGCCATCACGGTTAAACTTGAAAAGCCGGTGGATCAAAATACCATGGAGCAGGTTAAAATATCCCTCGAGAAGAGGCTGAACCAGCTTGGTGTGAAAGATATTAAAGTTGAGCCTTGGGGCAATCAGTATCTCATTGTAAAGGTTGCCGGTGTAACTGAAGAGGAGGCGAGAAGCGTAAAAGAAACGATAGAGCGACAGGGTGTATTCTATGCTGAGTTTGAGGGAGTTGTGTTTGCAACCGGTAAAGACATTGTTCAGGTATTTTCAATTCAGATAGAGCCAAAGGGAACTTACTATGAATGGTCTGTCCCCTTCAGGATATCAAAGCAAGCTGCAGAAAAATTTGCAGAGCTGGCTAAGGGTAAAGCAGGCTACCCTGTGGACATGTTCCTTGATCCTCCAGTGAATTCCCTGTTTGTGGTTTCCCGGGATGGTTATAATCTTATGACAACAGATTTTAAAGCTGAAGCCCCAAATGCCATGCCTCTAACTGAAAGGATCAAAAAAGCTTTCAACATTGACACAATTGCCTATACAAATCAAAGTGCTGAAGAGATAGCAAACCTTGCGAAGAACAAGGAGCTTGTGGTTCTTGTTGGTGTCGATAAAAACCTTAAGGATCAGCTTGAAGCAAGGGGAATAAAGGTTAGGTACTTTGAGCCGCAACAGGGGGAGAGTTTAAAGAACGTGATAACAAGAGCCCTGGGACTGTATGGTCCATACTCTCTTGGATCAGGTCTTGCTCAGGGAGTCCCCCAAACCAATGTGAGAATAACAGGAACTGCCCCAAATCAGTATCTTGCCCAGCAGGAGGCTCAGGTAATAGCGGTTGTCCTGAGCAGTGGTTCTCTGCCTGTTAAGGTCTACGTGGAAGGTTCCCAGTATATTTCCCCAGAGCTTGGTGAGAATTTCAAGAGGCAGGTTCTAATTGCCGGTATAGCGGCTTTGATTGTTGTTGGACTCATAATCTGGCTTCACTACAGGAGGCTTAAGATAGCCATACCCGTAACATTTACAAGTCTGAGCGAGGTAATAATAATCCTTGGAATTGCTGCATTGATCAAATGGAATCTTGATCTCCCAAGTATTGCGGGAATAATAGCAGCCATAGGAACTGGAGTCGATCAGCAAATAGTTATAACTGACGAACTCTTGGGAAGAAGGGGAAGGGAGAAGATCGTTAAGAGAAGTAGCATACTCAAAAGAATGGGAAGGGCGTTCTTTGTCATTTTGGCATCGGCAACAACAACAGTCGTAGCAATGAGCTTTCTCTTTAAGTTCTTCGTTGGAGGACTGAGAGGATTTGCATTTACAACAATACTTGGTGTAATGATTGGAATACTCATAACGAGACCAGCATATGCGGAGATAGCGAAGTTCCTCATTGGGGAAAAGAGGTGA
- a CDS encoding protein translocase subunit SecF — MIKDKLKKLTEIETRKMIVYPLVVFFVALLILVVHFPQLGIDLKGGVVVTAYGVDTNPDEVAKYLSQQLGVDVRVEKFTGIGKESSGINVYAPAEVDPEKIREALRQLFPNAKYAISEVRPTFGAMAREQGIKAISLAFLGMAIVVFLFFRVPVPSFTVIFSAFSDMVIALALMSIFGIELSQATIAALLMLIGYSVDSNILLTTKLLKRKEDTVEEAYFSAVSTGFTMSTTTLGALASLWLFSTAKVIDEIAIVLIFGLLADFMNTWILNAGVLRWFIAKREEREKRKSSGTSKASRASKKKRRGRR, encoded by the coding sequence ATGATCAAAGACAAGCTTAAAAAGCTTACCGAAATTGAGACCAGAAAGATGATAGTTTACCCTCTTGTTGTATTCTTTGTGGCACTTTTAATACTTGTTGTTCACTTTCCGCAACTTGGAATTGACCTCAAAGGTGGTGTTGTTGTAACTGCCTACGGTGTAGATACAAATCCAGATGAGGTCGCTAAATACTTATCTCAGCAACTTGGGGTTGATGTCAGAGTGGAGAAGTTCACAGGGATTGGAAAAGAGAGCAGTGGAATAAATGTTTATGCCCCTGCCGAAGTTGATCCCGAAAAAATAAGAGAGGCTCTGAGGCAACTTTTTCCGAATGCAAAGTACGCCATATCAGAAGTTCGACCCACCTTTGGAGCAATGGCAAGGGAACAGGGAATAAAGGCAATTTCCTTGGCATTCCTTGGAATGGCGATTGTTGTGTTCCTGTTCTTCAGAGTCCCAGTTCCCTCATTCACAGTCATATTCTCAGCCTTTTCAGATATGGTGATAGCCTTAGCTTTAATGAGCATCTTCGGTATTGAACTCAGCCAAGCAACAATTGCCGCTTTGCTGATGCTTATTGGTTATTCTGTAGACAGCAACATTCTTCTGACAACCAAACTGCTCAAGAGGAAAGAAGACACTGTGGAGGAAGCATACTTTTCGGCTGTTTCAACAGGTTTTACAATGAGCACAACTACTTTAGGGGCTTTAGCCTCACTCTGGCTGTTTTCAACAGCTAAGGTCATTGATGAAATTGCGATAGTGCTTATATTCGGTCTGCTCGCGGACTTCATGAACACATGGATTTTGAATGCAGGTGTCTTGAGGTGGTTCATAGCAAAGAGGGAGGAAAGGGAAAAGAGAAAATCTTCTGGGACATCTAAAGCTTCAAGAGCTTCCAAGAAGAAGAGGAGGGGTAGAAGATGA
- the speD gene encoding adenosylmethionine decarboxylase encodes MDTIGYHYVVEASGCDPEILSDANKIREIFLKAAEAGNMEVKASYFFKFSPTGVSGMVIVAESHISIHTWPEKGYAAIDVYTCGEKADPEKAVDYILDAIKAEYAHVSEVKRGIEEEDSTFTHMILTWEEKLERKNKK; translated from the coding sequence ATGGACACCATAGGGTATCACTATGTGGTCGAGGCTTCAGGCTGTGATCCCGAAATTCTGAGTGACGCTAACAAAATAAGGGAGATCTTCTTAAAAGCCGCAGAAGCAGGGAACATGGAAGTTAAAGCAAGCTATTTCTTTAAATTCTCTCCCACAGGGGTCAGTGGCATGGTGATTGTTGCAGAATCACATATATCAATCCACACATGGCCCGAGAAAGGTTACGCTGCCATAGACGTTTACACATGTGGAGAAAAGGCTGACCCCGAAAAAGCAGTTGACTACATCCTTGACGCAATAAAAGCAGAATATGCCCACGTCTCAGAGGTTAAGAGGGGAATCGAAGAAGAGGACAGCACATTTACACACATGATCTTAACATGGGAAGAAAAACTCGAAAGGAAAAATAAGAAATAA
- a CDS encoding transcriptional regulator → MTIEVPLNPLGRQEIHQLESILLFATLFRPEVIELIKDPAERLTWVDSLAVAAGAIAREKAGMTVSEIARELGRTEQTIRKHLRGESKAGELVRETYELIKQGKLDELIRTIEMIEKGGLKEVIAREEYEKLMEEYEKLKLEYEKVKEELEKMKQTVELGSLERAREEIEKLKSELEETKAELEKVKREKRELEKELSEAKVKLMELQAKRVDEGRIKELEEKLKAKEEEIEKLEKVVKELTLAKEELEKKVEEMEGLADELRKEKEELQKKVEELSRENEELKKKINELEPYKIKFEELKEKIERLKEEIEKLLE, encoded by the coding sequence ATGACAATTGAGGTTCCACTCAACCCCCTTGGAAGACAAGAAATTCATCAGCTTGAGAGCATTCTCTTATTTGCAACGCTTTTCAGACCAGAGGTAATTGAGCTCATCAAAGACCCAGCCGAAAGATTAACGTGGGTTGACAGCTTAGCAGTTGCCGCTGGCGCTATTGCAAGGGAAAAGGCTGGGATGACGGTTAGTGAGATAGCCAGAGAGCTTGGGAGGACTGAGCAAACAATCAGGAAGCACCTCAGAGGCGAGAGCAAAGCTGGAGAGCTTGTCAGGGAAACCTATGAACTCATTAAGCAAGGCAAGCTTGATGAGCTCATTAGGACAATTGAAATGATTGAGAAAGGTGGGCTGAAAGAAGTAATTGCCAGGGAAGAGTACGAAAAGCTGATGGAAGAATATGAGAAGCTTAAGCTTGAATACGAGAAGGTTAAGGAAGAGCTTGAGAAGATGAAGCAGACCGTTGAATTGGGAAGCTTGGAGAGGGCAAGGGAGGAGATTGAAAAATTAAAGAGCGAGCTTGAGGAGACAAAGGCAGAACTTGAGAAAGTTAAGAGGGAGAAGAGAGAGTTAGAAAAAGAGCTCAGTGAGGCAAAGGTTAAGCTCATGGAATTGCAGGCGAAGAGAGTGGACGAAGGTAGGATTAAGGAGCTTGAGGAGAAGCTTAAGGCTAAAGAGGAGGAAATAGAGAAGTTAGAAAAAGTTGTCAAGGAGCTAACATTGGCAAAAGAGGAGCTTGAGAAGAAAGTTGAAGAGATGGAAGGCTTAGCCGATGAGCTCAGGAAGGAGAAGGAAGAACTCCAAAAGAAAGTTGAGGAACTAAGCAGAGAGAACGAGGAACTTAAAAAGAAAATCAATGAACTTGAGCCCTACAAGATTAAGTTCGAGGAGCTCAAAGAAAAGATTGAAAGGCTGAAGGAAGAAATTGAAAAGCTCCTGGAGTGA
- a CDS encoding KaiC domain-containing protein: MVKRVKTGIPGMDEILHGGIPERNVVLLSGGPGTGKTIFSQQFLWNGLQMGEPGIYVALEEHPVQVRQNMAQFGWDVKKYEEEGLFAMVDAFTAGIGRSKEYEKYIVHDLTDLREFIDVLRQAIRDIGAKRVVVDSVTTLYINKPAMARSIILQLKRVLAGTGCTSIFVSQISVGERGFGGPGVEHGVDGIIRLDLDEIDGELKRSLIVWKMRGTSHSMRRHPFDITDKGIIVYHDKILKRGRILDL; this comes from the coding sequence ATGGTTAAACGTGTTAAGACGGGAATTCCGGGAATGGATGAAATACTCCACGGAGGAATACCTGAGAGAAACGTTGTTTTACTGAGCGGTGGGCCAGGAACTGGTAAGACGATTTTCAGCCAGCAGTTCTTGTGGAACGGTCTCCAAATGGGTGAGCCAGGCATATATGTTGCTTTGGAAGAGCATCCAGTCCAAGTGAGGCAGAACATGGCTCAATTTGGCTGGGATGTGAAAAAATATGAGGAGGAGGGCTTATTTGCAATGGTTGATGCATTCACAGCAGGAATTGGCAGATCAAAGGAGTATGAAAAATACATCGTCCATGACTTGACAGATTTGAGGGAGTTCATCGATGTTTTGAGACAAGCAATTAGAGATATTGGGGCAAAGAGAGTTGTCGTCGATTCTGTTACAACACTCTACATAAACAAGCCGGCCATGGCAAGAAGTATAATCCTGCAGCTCAAGAGAGTTTTAGCCGGAACAGGATGTACATCAATCTTTGTGAGCCAGATCAGTGTTGGTGAGAGAGGATTCGGTGGACCCGGAGTTGAACATGGTGTTGATGGTATCATAAGGCTCGATCTTGATGAAATTGATGGTGAGCTTAAGAGATCATTGATCGTCTGGAAGATGAGAGGAACATCACATTCAATGAGGAGGCATCCATTTGATATAACAGACAAGGGGATAATTGTTTACCATGATAAGATACTGAAGAGAGGTAGGATTTTAGATCTGTGA